One window of Hymenobacter sp. BRD128 genomic DNA carries:
- a CDS encoding MFS transporter → MPDPKPAAEQNASLDLANDPKKGSIRALRALNFFIADVQNGMGPYMALFLQSSVHWGPARIGSALAVGNIAQVLAQTPAGVLIDRLRPKRALLLVGIGFIALAVIATAFLTTEPVVMSGQALIGVAGAIFPLCLSAIALGLVGRQKFDRAQGTNQAFNAAGNMFAALALGAVGYYFSLRWMFYFVGILCVGAVLCVLRIKADDIDFDQARGADKGADDAAAPSGSVWEGIRELLYCFRDLLKQKPVVVFLISAVIFHFANAAMVPLVTQLLATGVGTKQAVLFTSGYMVASQLVFMVVAAASGRLAGKLGRKPLFLFGFAALAARGVLYTLSHHPAALIAVQCMDGLGAGIFGVVGVLIIADLTKGTGRFNAAQGAIATAQGIGAFLSNSVAGYLAKNQGDNFAFLTLASIAAVGLVVFWVFMPETRASAPVS, encoded by the coding sequence ATGCCCGACCCCAAACCTGCTGCCGAACAAAACGCCTCGCTCGACCTAGCCAATGACCCCAAGAAGGGCAGCATTCGGGCGCTGCGGGCGCTCAATTTCTTCATTGCCGACGTGCAGAACGGCATGGGACCCTACATGGCGCTCTTTCTGCAATCGAGCGTGCATTGGGGGCCGGCCCGGATTGGCTCGGCGCTGGCCGTCGGCAATATTGCCCAGGTGCTGGCCCAAACGCCGGCCGGCGTGCTCATCGACCGCCTGCGCCCGAAGCGGGCGCTGCTGCTCGTGGGTATCGGGTTTATTGCGTTGGCGGTGATAGCCACGGCATTTTTAACCACCGAGCCTGTGGTAATGAGCGGGCAGGCGCTCATCGGCGTGGCCGGGGCCATTTTTCCGCTTTGCCTGTCAGCAATCGCGCTCGGGCTGGTGGGGCGGCAGAAGTTTGACCGGGCGCAGGGCACCAACCAGGCCTTCAATGCGGCGGGCAATATGTTTGCGGCGCTGGCGCTGGGCGCCGTGGGCTACTATTTCAGCCTGCGCTGGATGTTCTACTTCGTGGGCATCTTGTGCGTGGGCGCGGTGCTGTGCGTGCTGCGCATCAAGGCCGACGATATCGACTTCGACCAGGCGCGCGGCGCCGACAAGGGCGCCGATGACGCGGCCGCCCCCAGCGGCAGCGTTTGGGAGGGCATCAGGGAGCTACTATACTGCTTCCGCGACTTGCTGAAGCAAAAGCCGGTGGTTGTTTTTCTGATTTCGGCGGTCATCTTCCACTTCGCCAATGCCGCGATGGTGCCCCTCGTAACGCAGCTGCTGGCCACGGGCGTGGGCACCAAGCAGGCGGTGCTATTCACCTCGGGCTACATGGTGGCCTCGCAGCTGGTGTTTATGGTGGTAGCGGCGGCCAGTGGCCGGCTAGCCGGTAAGCTGGGGCGTAAGCCGCTGTTTCTCTTTGGGTTTGCGGCGCTGGCGGCGCGGGGCGTACTCTACACGCTCAGCCATCACCCGGCCGCGCTCATCGCCGTGCAGTGCATGGATGGGCTGGGCGCCGGCATTTTCGGCGTGGTGGGCGTGCTTATCATCGCCGACCTTACCAAGGGCACCGGCCGCTTCAACGCCGCGCAGGGCGCCATCGCCACGGCCCAGGGCATCGGGGCTTTTTTGAGTAATTCGGTGGCGGGCTACCTGGCTAAAAACCAAGGCGATAATTTCGCTTTTCTCACGCTGGCCAGCATCGCGGCGGTGGGCTTGGTCGTGTTTTGGGTCTTTATGCCGGAAACGCGCGCCAGCGCCCCCGTTAGCTAA